The following coding sequences are from one Arachis hypogaea cultivar Tifrunner chromosome 7, arahy.Tifrunner.gnm2.J5K5, whole genome shotgun sequence window:
- the LOC112703866 gene encoding uncharacterized protein — translation MVRGRDIKVQTHAGNLRRIQEFVGYYDPLQYPLLFPFGTHGWDINTRAQRGNKIRPNDHSTVLQAGRLLQQYVVDNYVKMETGKLRWVRQRQKELRAELYQGLQDALHTGENNTENVGRRTILPSSFVGSHRDMTQRYEDGMAIVLREGKPDIFLIMTCNPSWSEIASELSPTQTPQDRPDLTTRIFKAKFEQLKQDVITKGVLGKVKSYIYVTEFQKRGLPHVHMLLILENNDELSDPDQYDSLVRAEIPCKETEPHLHEAVLRHMVHGPCGTQNQSSPCMKNGQCKHNYPKKFVPETRRGDDSYPQYRRRFDAPIPINQNVTIDNRWVVPYNSWLLLKYDCHINVEICSSIKSIKYLYKYCYKGPDCVAMEVHRSSHYDEVQQFIDARWIAAPEACWRIFRFNLYRMYPSIKRLQVHLPNQHQVSFYEHQTISEIVNNDYFSRTMLTEFFALNRADDQQSRHLLYRKIPEYYSWHSKEKEWCRRRSQKRAIDRIYTVSPIEVDGVQYSSFKQSAQHQRLLESDSSTRSCLVEASILRMPCALRRLFATILIFCEPTDVSSLWDEFLSYMVDDYASTGTTTSNGLINRLLSDFNDILLQHGKHIAQYDLPALISNNDNDNFMPIIIQEEMSIEVPQEDLCSIERLNHDQSAAFRCIMNTIDRRKNGVFFIDGPGGSGKTFLYRAIIAYLRSKGHIVLVTVSSGIAATLLPGGRTAHSRFKIPINAEPSSTCNISKQSNLAKLIRQTTAIIWDEAPMANKETMESLDRTLRDILENNNPFGGKVMVMGGIFAKYYLLCQKEVSRK, via the exons ATGGTGCGCGGACGAGATATCAAGGTTCAAACTCATGCTGGTAACCTCAGAAGGATTCAAGAGTTTGTTGGGTATTACGATCCACTAcaatatcctcttctttttccatTTGGAACCCATGGATGGGATATAAATACTCGAGCTCAACGTGGAAACAAA ATCCGCCCCAATGATCACTCAACAGTTTTGCAAGCGGGGCGACTTCTTCAACAATATGTTGTTGACAACTATGTGAAAATGGAAACAGGCAAGTTAAGATGGGTTCGACAAAGACAAAAGGAACTTCGAGCTGAACTGTATCAAGGTTTACAAGATGCTTTGCACACAGGAGAGAATAATACTG AAAATGTTGGCAGAAGAACGATATTACCATCATCGTTCGTGGGAAGTCATCGAGACATGACTCAACGGTACGAGGATGGCATGGCTATTGTTCTTAGAGAAGGCAAACCagatatttttctaattatgaCATGCAATCCATCATGGTCAGAAATAGCTTCAGAACTCAGTCCTACTCAAACTCCACAGGATCGTCCAGATCTAACAACTAGAATTTTCAAAGCCAAGTTCGAACAATTAAAGCAGGATGTTATTACCAAAGGTGTATTGGGAAAGGTGAAAAGTTATATTTATGTCACCGAGTTTCAAAAAAGAGGATTGCCACACGTACATATGTTGCTAATCTTAGAAAACAATGACGAGTTGAGTGATCCTGACCAATATGATAGTTTGGTCCGAGCAGAAATACCATGTAAAGAAACAGAACCACACTTACATGAGGCAGTGCTAAGGCATATGGTCCATGGTCCTTGCGGAACACAAAATCAATCTTCACCGTGCATGAAGAACGGTCAATGTAAACACAACTACCCAAAAAAGTTCGTACCAGAGACACGACGAGGTGATGACTCATACCCTCAATATAGGAGGCGATTCGATGCTCCAATCCCTATCAACCAAAATGTCACAATTGACAATAGATGGGTGGTTCCGTACAACTCTTGGCTACTACTGAAGTATGATTGTCATATCAATGTAGAGATATGTAGCAGTATCAAGAGCATAAAATATCTATACAAGTATTGCTATAAGGGACCAGACTGTGTGGCAATGGAGGTTCACAGAAGTTCTCATTATGATGAGGTGCAACAGTTTATTGATGCAAGATGGATTGCCGCTCCAGAGGCATGCTGGAGGATATTTCGATTCAACCTTTACCGAATGTACCCATCAATTAAAAGGTTGCAAGTTCATTTGCCAAATCAGCATCAAGTGAGCTTTTATGAGCACCAAACTATTTCTGAAATAGTTAATAATGACTATTTCTCAAGAACAATGCTCACTGAATTCTTTGCACTTAATCGGGCCGATGACCAACAATCTAGGCATCTTTTGTACAGGAAAATCCCAGAATATTACAGTTGGCACAGCAAGGAAAAAGAATGGTGTCGGCGCAGGTCACAAAAGAGAGCTATCGATCGGATCTATACCGTGTCGCCAATAGAAG TCGATGGTGTCCAATATTCATCCTTCAAGCAATCTGCTCAGCATCAAAGACTATTGGAGAGTGATAGTAGTACAAGATCATGTTTGGTTGAGGCATCCATTTTAAGAATGCCATGTGCTTTAAGAAGGTTGTTTGCcaccattttaattttttgtgagcCAACAGATGTAAGTAGTCTGTGGGACGAGTTTCTTTCATATATGGTGGATGATTACGCATCAACAGGCACTACAACCTCCAATGGGTTGATAAATCGTTTGCTTAGTGATTTCAATGACATCCTCCTACAGCATGGAAAACATATTGCACAATACGATTTACCAGCTCTAATCTCGAACAACGACAACGACAACTTCATGCCTATAATTATTCAAGAAGAAATGTCCATCGAAGTTCCTCAAGAAGACCTGTGTTCTATAGAAAGATTGAATCATGACCAGTCTGCAGCTTTCAGGTGCATTATGAATACAATTGATCGAAGAAAAAATGGAgtgttcttcattgatggacCAGGAGGATCAGGTAAGACATTTCTTTACAGAGCTATAATTGCATACTTAAGAAGTAAAGGGCATATTGTCTTGGTAACTGTATCCTCAGGAATAGCTGCAACTTTACTGCCTGGTGGTCGAACAGCTCATTCTAGATTTAAGATCCCAATCAATGCAGAGCCATCCTCCACGTGCAATATAAGTAAACAATCTAATCTCGCAAAACTGATTAGGCAGACAACAGCGATAATTTGGGATGAAGCGCCAATGGCTAATAAAGAGACAATGGAATCATTGGACCGCACATTGCGAGACATCTTAGAAAACAATAATCCATTTGGAGGGAAGGTGATGGTTATGGGAGGGATTTTCGCCAAGTACTACCTGTTGTGCCAAAAGGAAGTAAGTCGCAAATGA
- the LOC112701859 gene encoding ABC transporter C family member 3 — protein sequence MWFVSSLFSSLMHSPTCFLLKPIFLHALSSFFHLLLLAMVLVPLLCKRIITVESKDKKTNNNKALFQKTLFCSVGFSVFNLFLSLINYFIWYRTSLTQEKLFTLLDLGLKTVSWGVLAISMHNDHRRFPLLLFRIWCAFYMFVSCSSFIVDIIVLILYKKHVHLPPQCIVSDVVATLVGLFFCYVMCFVKNDECEDISTIEEPLLNGDDHASSMEKKETNRGGETVTPYSNAGIFSILTFSWIGSLIALGNKKILDLEDVPQLDSGDSVVEAFPAFKEKVEADCGGTNHITTLKLVKLLVISAWKEILFTAFLALLNTLASYVGPYLIDAFVQFLDGKQLYENQGYVLVSAFFVAKIVECLSQRHWFFKLQQIGIRIRALLVTMIYNKSLTLSCQSKKGHTSGETINLMTVDAERIGVFSWYMHDLWLVILQVSLALLILYKNLGIASIAAFFATVFVMLANIPLGSLQEKFQTKLMESKDTRMKATSEVLRNMRILKLQGWEMKFLSKIIQLRKTEQMWLKKFVYTSAMTTFVFWGAPTFVSVVTFGTCMLVGIPLESGKILSALATFRILQEPIYNLPETISMIAQTKVSLDRISLFLRLEDLQFNVVEKLPLGTSDKAIEVTNGNFSWDLSSSVTTLKNINLSVFHGMKVAVCGTVGSGKSTLLSCILGEVPKVSGTLKVCGKKAYVAQSPWIQSGKIEDNILFGKKMDRKKYEKVLEACSLKKDLETLSFGDQTIIGERGINLSGGQKQRIQIARALYQDSDIYLFDDPFSAVDAHTGSHLFKECLLGHLSSKTVVYVTHQVEFLPAADLILVMKNGKITQCGKYIELLNNGTDFMELVGAHKKALSTLDSTSTFEQDINVSNAHVVKQREARKDDQIGNKIDINDHSEPKGQLVQEEEREKGKVGFLIYWKYITTAYRGILVPFILLAQILFQTLQIGSNYWMTWATPISQEDPSPVEGSILIIVYVALAIGSSFCILARAMLLVTAGYKTATLLFNKMHFCIFLAPMSFFDSTPSGRILNRASTDQSAVDTDIPNQISSVAFTLIQLLGIIAVMSQVAWQVFFVFIPVIAASIWYQQYYLPAARELSRLVGVCKAPVIQHFAETISGASTIRSFDQQSRFQETNMKLSDEYSRPKFNVTGAMEWLCFRLDMLSSITFAVSLIFLVSIPKGVINPSIAGLAVTYGLNLNMVQAWVVWNLCRLENKIISIERIMQYTCVPSEPPLVVEENRPDPSWPIYGEVDIQNLQVRYASHLPLVLRGISCTFYGGLKTGIVGRTGSGKSTLIQTLFRIVEPAAGRVMIDGINISSVGLHDLRSRLGIIPQDPTMFEGTVRNNLDPLEEYTDEQIWEALDKCQLGDEVRKKEGKLDSPVSENGENWSMGQRQLVCLGRVLLKKSKILVLDEATASVDTATDNLIQQTLKLHFADSTIITIAHRITSVLDSNMVLLLHQGVIEEYESPSKLLEDRCSSFSQLVAEYSTRSKSSFDKSVVQ from the exons ATGTGGTTTGtttcatctttattttcttctctcatGCACTCTCCCACTTGTTTTCTACTCAAACCCATTTTCCTTCATGCCTTGTCTTCCTTTTTCCATCTTCTATTGTTGGCAATGGTTTTGGTGCCATTGCTTTGTAAGAGAATCATCACAGTAGAATCCAAAGATaagaaaactaataataataaagctTTGTTTCAAAAGACTCTGTTTTGTTCTGTTGGTTTTTCAGTTTTCAACCTTTTCCTCTCTCTCATCAATTACTTCATTTGGTATAGAACTAGTTTGACACAAGAAAAACTTTTTACCCTTTTGGATTTGGGTCTTAAAACCGTTTCTTGGGGCGTTCTTGCTATTTCCATGCATAATGATCATAGAAGATTTCCCTTACTACTATTCAGAATTTGGTGTGCCTTCTACATGTTTGTTTCTTGTTCTTCCTTTATAGTGGACATCATTGTTCTTATTCTATACAAAAAACATGTTCATTTACCACCTCAGTGCATAGTTTCTGATGTGGTAGCTACTCTTGTTGGCTTGTTTTTCTGTTATGTTATGTGTTTTGTGAAGAATGATGAGTGTGAAGATATCAGCACCATTGAGGAACCTCTATTGAATGGTGATGATCATGCTTCTTCCATGGAGAAAAAAGAGACTAATAGAGGGGGAGAAACCGTTACGCCTTATTCGAATGCTGGAATTTTCAGCATTCTAACATTCTCTTGGATTGGTTCTCTTATAGCTCTTGGTAATAAGAAAATCTTAGACCTTGAGGATGTTCCACAACTAGATTCCGGAGATAGTGTTGTTGAAGCTTTTCCAGCTTTCAAGGAAAAGGTTGAAGCAGATTGTGGTGGAACTAACCACATAACCACTCTTAAGCTTGTGAAATTGTTAGTAATTTCAGCATGGAAAGAGATTCTGTTCACTGCATTTCTTGCATTGTTGAACACTTTGGCTTCTTATGTTGGTCCTTATCTTATTGATGCTTTTGTTCAGTTTCTTGATGGAAAACAACTCTATGAAAATcagggctatgttttggtttccGCATTTTTTGTAGCAAAGATTGTTGAATGTCTTTCACAAAGGCATTGGTTCTTTAAGTTGCAACAAATCGGAATCCGAATCAGAGCACTGCTTGTGACAATGATCTATAACAAATCATTGACCCTTTCTTGTCAATCAAAAAAGGGACATACTTCAGGGGAGACAATCAACTTGATGACGGTTGATGCCGAAAGAATCGGTGTTTTCAGTTGGTACATGCATGATTTATGGCTAGTAATATTGCAAGTTTCATTAGCATTATTGATTTTGTATAAGAATCTTGGCATTGCTTCAATTGCTGCATTTTTTGCAACAGTTTTTGTAATGTTGGCAAATATCCCTTTAGGATCATTGCAAGAGAAGTTCCAAACAAAGTTGATGGAATCAAAAGATACAAGAATGAAAGCAACATCAGAGGTTCTTAGGAACATGAGGATCCTCAAATTACAAGGATGGGAAATGAAGTTTCTATCTAAGATAATTCAACTCAGAAAAACTGAACAAATGTGgctaaaaaaatttgtttacaCTTCAGCCATGACCACATTTGTGTTTTGGGGTGCTCCAACATTTGTTTCTGTTGTTACTTTTGGTACCTGCATGCTTGTAGGGATTCCACTTGAATCAGGGAAAATCTTATCAGCACTTGCTACATTCAGAATTCTTCAAGAGCCTATATACAATCTTCCAGAAACAATTTCAATGATTGCACAAACTAAGGTTTCTCTTGATAGGATTTCGTTGTTCCTTCGCCTCGAAGACTTGCAATTCAATGTTGTAGAGAAGCTTCCATTAGGTACTTCTGATAAAGCTATTGAAGTAACTAATGGAAACTTCTCTTGGGATTTATCTTCTTCAGTTACAACATTGAAGAACATAAATCTAAGTGTTTTTCATGGCATGAAAGTTGCTGTTTGTGGCACTGTTGGATCAGGAAAATCTACATTACTCTCTTGTATATTAGGAGAAGTACCAAAGGTTTCAGGAACTCTAAAAGTGTGTGGTAAGAAAGCATATGTTGCTCAATCACCATGGATACAAAGTGGGAAAATTGAAGATAATATATTGTTTGGTAAGAAGATGGATAGGAAAAAGTATGAGAAGGTTCTTGAAGCTTGTTCCTTGAAGAAGGATCTTGAGACTTTGTCATTTGGGGACCAAACAATAATAGGTGAACGTGGGATAAATTTGAGTGGTGGACAAAAACAAAGGATTCAAATAGCACGTGCTTTATATCAAGATTCTGATATATATCTATTTGATGATCCTTTTAGTGCTGTTGATGCTCATACGGGTTCTCATCTCTTTAag GAATGTTTGTTAGGCCATTTGAGTTCAAAGACAGTAGTTTATGTTACTCATCAAGTAGAGTTCTTACCTGCTGCTGATCTTATATTG gtcatgaaaaatggaaaaattaCTCAATGTGGAAAGTATATTGAATTGCTTAACAATGGAACTGATTTTATGGAACTTGTTGGTGCACATAAAAAAGCTTTGTCCACACTTGATTCAACAAGTACCTTTGAACAAGATATTAATGTCTCTAATGCTCATGTTGTGAAACAAAGAGaggcaagaaaagatgatcaaaTTGGTAATAAAATAGACATCAATGATCATAGTGAGCCAAAAGGCCAGCTagttcaagaagaagaaagagagaaaggtaAAGTTGGGTTTTTGATATATTGGAAATACATCACCACAGCATATAGAGGGATTCTTGTTCCATTCATATTGTTGGCTCAGATTCTGTTCCAAACTCTCCAAATTGGAAGCAACTATTGGATGACTTGGGCTACACCAATCTCACAAGAGGATCCATCACctgttgaaggatcaattcttaTAATTGTTTATGTTGCTTTGGCTATTGGAAGTTCTTTCTGCATTCTTGCTAGAGCTATGCTTCTTGTTACTGCCGGTTACAAAACTGCTACACTGCTATTCAATAAGATGCACTTCTGCATTTTCCTCGCACCAATGTCATTCTTTGATTCTACTCCAAGTGGTAGAATTCTCAATAGA GCTTCTACTGACCAAAGTGCTGTTGATACTGACATTCCAAATCAAATTAGTTCAGTTGCCTTCACTCTCATACAGCTTCTTGGAATCATAGCAGTGATGTCTCAAGTTGCATGGCAAGTTTTCTTTGTATTCATACCTGTCATTGCAGCCAGCATATGGTACCAG CAATATTACTTACCAGCAGCGCGAGAACTATCGCGCTTAGTTGGAGTATGCAAAGCGCCAGTGATTCAACACTTTGCTGAAACAATCTCTGGTGCATCAACCATTAGAAGCTTTGATCAGCAGTCTAGATTTCAGGAAACAAATATGAAACTTTCGGACGAATATTCTCGGCCGAAATTCAATGTTACTGGTGCTATGGAATGGTTGTGCTTTCGCTTAGATATGTTGTCTTCAATCACATTTGCAGTTTCCTTGATATTCTTGGTATCTATTCCAAAAGGAGTCATAAATCCAA GCATTGCTGGTTTAGCTGTTACCTATGGACTAAATTTAAACATGGTGCAAGCTTGGGTTGTATGGAATCTTTGCCGCTTAGAGAACAAGATCATATCCATCGAAAGGATTATGCAGTATACTTGTGTTCCTAGTGAGCCTCCCCTTGTTGTAGAAGAAAATAGACCAGATCCTTCTTGGCCAATATATGGTGAGGTTGATATACAAAACTTGCAG GTTCGTTATGCTTCACACCTTCCACTTGTGTTGCGCGGTATTTCATGCACATTTTATGGAGGACTGAAAACTGGGATTGTTGGAAGAACAGGAAGTGGTAAATCAACTCTCATACAAACTCTATTCCGAATCGTCGAACCAGCTGCTGGGAGAGTTATGATTGATGGCATCAACATATCATCAGTAGGACTTCATGATTTGAGGTCTAGACTTGGCATTATTCCTCAAGATCCAACCATGTTTGAAGGGACAGTTAGAAACAATTTGGACCCTCTTGAAGAGTACACTGATGAACAAATTTGGGAG GCCTTAGATAAGTGTCAACTTGGAGATGAAgttagaaagaaagaaggaaagttGGACTCTCCAG TTAGCGAGAATGGCGAAAATTGGAGCATGGGACAGAGGCAATTGGTGTGCCTAGGTAGGGTGCTGCTAAAGAAGAGCAAGATATTGGTTCTTGATGAAGCAACTGCATCAGTTGATACTGCTACAGACAATTTGATTCAACAAACTCTTAAGCTGCATTTTGCTGACTCTACAATCATAACCATTGCGCATAGAATCACTTCTGTTCTTGACAGCAATATGGTTTTGCTTCTTCATCAAG GAGTTATTGAAGAGTATGAGTCACCTTCAAAATTGCTAGAGGATAGGTGTTCTTCCTTTTCCCAACTTGTGGCAGAATATTCCACTAGGTCCAAGTCAAGTTTTGATAAATCTGTTGTTCAATGA